In Streptomyces sp. SID8374, one genomic interval encodes:
- the aceE gene encoding pyruvate dehydrogenase (acetyl-transferring), homodimeric type, whose amino-acid sequence MTDPVGKLPSELDQLPDRDPEETAEWAASLDAVTKAAGPHRAAYLMRRSLQHAEGAGLALPKLLETDYVNSIPTAAEPAFDGDLEMESRITAWNRWNAAAMVTRGARYGVGGHIATFASAAWLYETGFNHFFRGKEGDGSGDQLYIQGHASPGIYARAFLDGRLSEQQLDNFRQESGGEGLPSYPHPRRLPWLWEFPTVSMGLGPLSAIYQARFNRYLTNRSIKDTANSHVWAFLGDGEMDEPESTAALALAAREQLDNLTFVINCNLQRLDGPVRANFRVVQELEAQFRGAGWNVVKTLWGNAWDELFQLDTTGALLRRLREVPDAQFQTYATRDVAYIREHFFGAEPALVELAKLLTDAKIAECFYTSRGGHEARKVYAAYKAAVEHKGAPTVILAQTVKGYTLGKGFESKNANHQMKKLSIDEFKGMRELLGLPIPDSAFEDGLVPYGHPGADSPEVRYLQERRAALGGPAPARRMHASAPLPQPEERAFKALYKGSGKQEMATTMAFVRLVKDLMRDKETGKRWVPIVPDEARTFGMESLFPSAGIYSPLGQTYEPVDRDQLMYYKEAKDGQILNEGITEAGAMADFIAAATSYATHGETMIPFYIFYSMFGWQRTGDQMWQLADQLGKGFIVGATAGRTTLTGEGLQHADGHSHLIAATNPASLNYDPAFAYEVAVIVKDGLRRMYGPEAENVFYYLTVYNEPKPQPTMPEGVEEGIVKGLYRFKEGTPAKADAPRLQLLASGTAIHWALEAQELLAADWGVTADVWSATSWGELRRDALEADEALLRGEVQVPYVTQALSGAPGPVLAVSDWMRQVPDQISQWVEQDWSSLGTDGFGLSDTREAARRHFGVDTQSIVVASLAQLAKRGEVPASAVKEARERYGL is encoded by the coding sequence ATGACCGACCCCGTAGGAAAGCTTCCGAGCGAGCTCGACCAGCTCCCGGACCGTGACCCCGAGGAGACCGCCGAATGGGCGGCCTCCCTGGACGCCGTCACCAAGGCCGCCGGCCCGCACCGCGCCGCGTACCTGATGCGCCGCTCGCTCCAGCACGCCGAGGGTGCCGGTCTCGCGCTGCCCAAGCTGCTGGAGACCGATTACGTCAACTCCATCCCGACCGCCGCCGAGCCCGCGTTCGACGGCGACCTGGAGATGGAGTCGAGGATCACCGCGTGGAACCGCTGGAACGCGGCCGCGATGGTGACCCGTGGCGCCCGGTACGGGGTGGGCGGCCACATCGCCACCTTCGCCTCGGCGGCCTGGCTCTACGAGACCGGCTTCAACCACTTCTTCCGCGGCAAGGAGGGGGACGGCTCCGGCGACCAGCTCTACATCCAGGGCCACGCCTCCCCCGGCATCTACGCCCGCGCCTTCCTCGACGGCCGCCTCAGCGAACAGCAGCTGGACAACTTCCGCCAGGAGTCCGGTGGCGAGGGCCTGCCCTCCTACCCGCACCCGCGGCGGCTGCCCTGGCTGTGGGAGTTCCCCACCGTGTCGATGGGCCTCGGCCCGCTCTCGGCGATCTACCAGGCGCGCTTCAACCGCTATCTGACCAACCGCTCCATCAAGGACACCGCCAACTCGCACGTCTGGGCCTTCCTGGGCGACGGCGAGATGGACGAGCCCGAGTCGACCGCGGCCCTCGCGCTGGCGGCCCGGGAGCAGCTGGACAACCTGACCTTCGTCATCAACTGCAACCTCCAGCGCCTCGACGGTCCGGTCCGCGCCAACTTCCGCGTGGTCCAGGAGCTGGAGGCGCAGTTCCGCGGGGCCGGCTGGAACGTCGTCAAGACGCTCTGGGGCAACGCCTGGGACGAGCTGTTCCAGCTGGACACCACGGGCGCGCTGCTGCGCCGCCTGCGGGAGGTCCCGGACGCGCAGTTCCAGACGTACGCCACCCGTGACGTCGCCTACATCCGCGAGCACTTCTTCGGCGCCGAGCCCGCCCTCGTGGAGCTGGCGAAGCTGCTCACCGACGCGAAGATCGCCGAGTGTTTCTACACCTCGCGCGGCGGCCACGAGGCCCGCAAAGTGTACGCGGCGTACAAGGCGGCCGTGGAGCACAAGGGCGCGCCGACCGTGATCCTGGCCCAGACGGTCAAGGGCTACACGCTCGGCAAGGGCTTCGAGTCCAAGAACGCCAACCACCAGATGAAGAAGCTGTCGATCGACGAGTTCAAGGGCATGCGCGAGCTGCTCGGCCTCCCGATCCCCGACAGCGCCTTCGAGGACGGCCTGGTCCCCTACGGCCACCCGGGCGCCGACTCCCCCGAGGTCCGCTACCTCCAGGAGCGCCGCGCCGCGCTCGGCGGTCCCGCCCCGGCCCGCCGGATGCACGCCTCCGCTCCGCTGCCGCAGCCCGAGGAGCGCGCGTTCAAGGCCCTCTACAAGGGGTCCGGCAAGCAGGAGATGGCCACCACCATGGCCTTCGTCCGCCTGGTGAAGGACCTGATGCGGGACAAGGAGACCGGCAAACGCTGGGTCCCGATCGTCCCGGACGAGGCCCGCACCTTCGGTATGGAGTCCCTCTTCCCCTCGGCCGGCATCTACTCGCCGCTGGGCCAGACGTACGAGCCGGTCGACCGCGACCAGCTGATGTACTACAAGGAGGCCAAGGACGGCCAGATCCTCAACGAGGGGATCACCGAGGCTGGGGCCATGGCCGACTTCATCGCCGCCGCCACGTCGTACGCGACGCACGGCGAGACGATGATCCCGTTCTACATCTTCTACTCGATGTTCGGCTGGCAGCGGACCGGCGACCAGATGTGGCAGCTCGCCGACCAGCTCGGCAAGGGCTTCATCGTCGGCGCCACGGCCGGTCGTACGACCCTGACGGGTGAGGGCCTCCAGCACGCGGACGGCCACTCGCACCTGATCGCGGCCACCAACCCGGCCTCGCTCAACTACGACCCGGCGTTCGCGTACGAGGTCGCGGTGATCGTCAAGGACGGTCTGCGCCGGATGTACGGCCCCGAGGCCGAGAACGTCTTCTACTACCTGACGGTCTACAACGAGCCGAAGCCCCAGCCCACGATGCCCGAGGGCGTCGAGGAGGGCATCGTCAAGGGCCTGTACCGCTTCAAGGAGGGCACGCCCGCCAAGGCGGACGCGCCGCGCCTCCAGCTGCTGGCCTCCGGCACGGCGATCCACTGGGCCCTGGAGGCCCAGGAGCTGCTGGCCGCCGACTGGGGTGTCACGGCCGACGTCTGGTCGGCCACCTCGTGGGGCGAGCTGCGCCGCGACGCGCTGGAGGCCGACGAGGCGCTCCTCCGCGGTGAGGTGCAGGTGCCGTACGTGACCCAGGCGCTCTCCGGTGCGCCGGGCCCGGTGCTCGCGGTCAGCGACTGGATGCGCCAGGTGCCGGACCAGATCAGCCAGTGGGTGGAGCAGGACTGGTCCTCGCTCGGCACGGACGGCTTCGGCCTCTCCGACACCCGCGAGGCGGCCCGCCGCCACTTCGGGGTCGACACCCAGTCGATCGTGGTGGCGTCGCTGGCCCAGCTCGCCAAGCGCGGCGAGGTCCCGGCCTCGGCGGTCAAGGAGGCCCGGGAGCGGTACGGCCTCTGA
- a CDS encoding WYL domain-containing protein has protein sequence MRAARLIKMVLLLQSRPAMTAAELAAELEVSERTVTRDAQALSEAGVPVYAERGRAGGYRLIGGYRTRLTGLARNEAEALFLSGLPSALREMGLEDAASAARLKVSAALLPSVRDASASAAQRFHLDAPSWYHEPEPPDLLPAVADAVWDDRLLRARYRRGGGREHGREGTEVARELAPYGLVLKAGVWYLCARAGDDFRVYRIDRFTSVEPCDERFDRDESFDLPAFWEERAAEFARSLLRTEVTVRVSESGARQLAHAGDRAAAATALSEAPPAGPDGWRTVVLPVESLDVAYSQLLSLGPELEVVAPEELRSRFAETVERLSDLYR, from the coding sequence ATGCGTGCTGCCCGGCTGATCAAGATGGTGCTGCTGCTCCAGTCCCGCCCCGCCATGACCGCCGCAGAGCTGGCGGCCGAGCTGGAGGTGTCGGAGCGTACGGTCACCCGCGACGCGCAGGCGCTCTCCGAGGCGGGCGTCCCGGTGTACGCGGAACGCGGCCGGGCGGGCGGCTACCGGCTCATCGGCGGCTACCGCACCCGGCTGACCGGCCTCGCCCGGAACGAGGCGGAGGCCCTCTTCCTCTCCGGGCTGCCCTCGGCGCTGCGCGAGATGGGCCTGGAGGACGCGGCGTCGGCGGCCCGGCTCAAGGTCTCGGCCGCACTGCTGCCCTCCGTACGCGACGCCTCCGCCTCCGCCGCCCAGCGCTTCCACCTGGACGCCCCGTCCTGGTACCACGAGCCGGAGCCCCCGGACCTCCTGCCCGCCGTCGCCGACGCCGTCTGGGACGACCGCCTGCTCCGGGCCCGCTACCGCAGAGGCGGAGGCCGCGAGCACGGACGCGAGGGTACGGAGGTGGCGCGGGAGCTCGCTCCGTACGGCCTCGTCCTCAAGGCCGGGGTCTGGTACCTCTGCGCCAGGGCGGGGGACGACTTCCGGGTCTACCGGATCGACCGGTTCACCTCCGTGGAGCCGTGCGACGAGCGCTTCGACCGGGACGAGAGCTTCGACCTGCCCGCGTTCTGGGAGGAGCGGGCCGCCGAGTTCGCCCGGTCCCTCCTCCGTACCGAGGTGACCGTACGGGTGTCCGAGAGCGGTGCCCGGCAGCTCGCGCACGCGGGCGACCGGGCGGCCGCCGCCACGGCCCTCTCCGAGGCCCCTCCGGCCGGTCCGGACGGGTGGCGCACGGTCGTCCTGCCCGTGGAGTCACTGGACGTGGCATACAGCCAGCTCCTTTCGCTGGGTCCCGAGTTGGAGGTCGTGGCACCGGAGGAGTTGCGGAGCCGGTTCGCCGAGACGGTCGAACGCCTGAGTGATCTATATCGCTGA
- a CDS encoding DUF4240 domain-containing protein, giving the protein MDETEFWEIIDSSREGAEGDPEEQADLLVERLVQLDPDSVLDFARHFEARYNRAYRWDLWGAAAVLLGGASDDAFDYFRCWLIGQGREVFEGALHDPDDLAELLEEFDEEIDGDGEELGYAADEAYEQLTGVVAPDLGLPPQPTEPPGSPVDFEDDEALAARYPELWDRFAPR; this is encoded by the coding sequence ATGGACGAGACGGAATTCTGGGAGATCATCGACAGCAGCCGCGAGGGAGCCGAGGGCGACCCCGAGGAGCAGGCCGACCTGCTCGTGGAACGGCTGGTACAACTCGACCCCGATTCCGTGCTGGACTTCGCCCGGCACTTCGAGGCCCGCTACAACCGCGCCTACCGCTGGGACCTGTGGGGCGCGGCCGCCGTGCTGCTCGGCGGGGCGAGCGACGACGCCTTCGACTACTTCCGGTGCTGGCTGATCGGCCAGGGCCGGGAGGTCTTCGAGGGCGCGCTGCACGACCCGGACGACCTGGCGGAGCTGCTGGAGGAGTTCGACGAGGAGATCGACGGGGACGGTGAGGAGCTGGGCTACGCGGCCGACGAGGCGTACGAGCAGCTCACGGGCGTGGTCGCACCCGACCTGGGCCTGCCGCCGCAGCCCACCGAGCCGCCGGGCTCCCCGGTCGACTTCGAGGACGACGAGGCGCTGGCGGCCCGCTACCCGGAGCTCTGGGACCGCTTCGCCCCCCGCTGA
- a CDS encoding GNAT family N-acetyltransferase, which yields MSATTTLHSVSVRPALPADEEALGALDRSTWSTLHAVVPQPRPPYDPFFDERHRPEDLLVAEAATEGEAEPGSGSGAAAEAGATRIAGYIRLVPPTPLACNAHVRQIQGLAVAAWARGAGVGRTLLRAACAEARRQGANRITLRVLGHNTPARALYASEGFAVEGVLSGEFFLHGRYVDDVLMGRSLAP from the coding sequence ATGTCCGCAACCACCACCCTCCACTCCGTCTCCGTCCGCCCCGCCCTGCCGGCCGACGAGGAAGCCCTCGGGGCACTGGACCGGTCCACCTGGTCGACGCTGCACGCGGTCGTCCCGCAGCCCCGGCCCCCGTACGACCCGTTCTTCGACGAGCGCCACCGTCCCGAGGACCTCTTGGTGGCCGAGGCCGCGACGGAGGGCGAGGCCGAGCCCGGATCCGGTTCCGGGGCTGCGGCCGAGGCCGGTGCGACGCGCATCGCCGGGTACATACGCCTGGTCCCGCCCACGCCCCTCGCCTGCAACGCCCATGTGCGCCAGATACAGGGCCTCGCCGTGGCGGCCTGGGCGCGCGGGGCCGGGGTCGGGCGGACCCTGCTGCGGGCCGCGTGCGCCGAGGCGCGGCGGCAGGGGGCCAACCGGATCACGCTGCGGGTGCTCGGGCACAACACCCCCGCCCGGGCGCTCTACGCCTCCGAGGGGTTCGCCGTGGAAGGGGTGCTGAGCGGGGAGTTCTTCCTGCACGGGCGCTATGTCGACGATGTGCTGATGGGCCGCTCGCTGGCGCCCTGA
- a CDS encoding TIGR01777 family oxidoreductase, producing the protein MPTSRIAVTGSSGLIGAALVRSLRADGHEVARLVRRPARSGDEVAWDPKRGYVDVAGLVGCDAVVHLAGAGVGDHRWTDEYKREIRDSRVLGTAAIAEAVASLDTPPKVLLSGSAIGFYGDTGDRAVDESAPPGAGFLPSVCEEWEAATAAAEERGIRTVHARTGLVVAREGGAWGRLFPLFKAGLGGRMGNGRQYWSFIALHDHVAALRHILDTESLTGPVNLTGPDPVTNAEVTAAMGRVLRRPTLFTAPAPALRVALGEFAGDVLGSQRVIPGRLLDSGFSFAFPGIDAAIRAALR; encoded by the coding sequence ATGCCGACCTCCCGTATCGCCGTCACTGGATCGTCCGGACTCATCGGAGCGGCGCTCGTGCGCTCGCTGCGTGCCGACGGGCACGAGGTGGCCCGCCTGGTGCGGCGGCCCGCCAGGTCCGGGGACGAGGTCGCGTGGGACCCCAAGCGGGGTTACGTGGACGTGGCCGGGCTCGTGGGCTGCGACGCGGTCGTCCACCTCGCCGGGGCCGGGGTCGGCGACCACCGCTGGACCGACGAGTACAAGCGGGAGATCCGCGACAGCCGGGTGCTGGGCACAGCCGCGATCGCCGAGGCCGTCGCCTCACTCGACACCCCGCCGAAGGTGCTGCTCTCCGGCTCGGCCATCGGCTTCTACGGCGATACGGGCGACCGTGCCGTGGACGAGAGCGCGCCGCCCGGGGCCGGCTTCCTGCCCTCCGTCTGCGAGGAGTGGGAGGCCGCGACGGCCGCCGCCGAGGAGCGGGGCATCCGCACGGTGCACGCCCGCACCGGGCTGGTGGTGGCCCGTGAGGGCGGGGCGTGGGGGCGGCTGTTCCCCCTGTTCAAGGCGGGGCTCGGCGGTCGGATGGGCAACGGCCGCCAGTATTGGAGCTTCATCGCCCTGCACGACCATGTCGCCGCCCTGCGCCACATCCTGGACACCGAGTCGCTGACCGGCCCGGTGAACCTGACCGGCCCCGACCCGGTGACCAACGCCGAGGTGACCGCCGCGATGGGCCGGGTGCTGCGCCGCCCGACCCTCTTCACCGCCCCCGCGCCCGCCCTGCGGGTCGCGCTCGGGGAGTTCGCCGGGGATGTGCTGGGCAGCCAGCGGGTGATCCCCGGCCGGCTGCTGGACTCCGGCTTCTCGTTCGCGTTCCCCGGCATCGACGCGGCGATCCGCGCGGCCCTGCGCTGA